Proteins from a single region of Procambarus clarkii isolate CNS0578487 chromosome 32, FALCON_Pclarkii_2.0, whole genome shotgun sequence:
- the LOC138370564 gene encoding uncharacterized protein, with product MGQGVESSPNIGISDYKLEVVHDFVYLGSTISDSLSLDSAFNKCLGKASTTMSRLTNESWTLRARQERKLNAYHMRCLRHILDITWQDKVTNNSVLGRARILSMYLRLKLRRMRWLGHVVRMGDDRIPKDLLYGEMTQ from the exons atgggacaaggagtggaatcCTCACCTAACATCGGCATTTCTGATTACAAATTGGAAGTCgtccacgacttcgtgtacctgggctccacaatctctgactccctctctcttgactcGGCGTTCAACAAATgcctcggtaaggcatctacaaccatgtccagactgacaaa TGAGTCCTGGACACTCCGTGCCCGACAGGAAAgaaagctgaatgcctaccacatgcgctgcctccgacacatcttggacatcacctggcaggacaaggtgacaaacaacagcgTCCTGGGGAGAGCTAGAATCCTCAGCATGTACCTAAGGCTGAAgctgagacgaatgcgctggctcgggcacgtggtgcgaatgggcgacgacaggatccccaaggatctcctgtatggagagatgACACAGTGA